A stretch of the Teretinema zuelzerae genome encodes the following:
- a CDS encoding aspartate kinase — protein MIVMKFGGSSVANAERIRHVAGIIRSFENRRPIVVLSAMGDTTDDLLAAADDALNGKVSVDAIEKLHKTTAAELGIPVSEIDFLLAELRTLLTGISMLREVTPRSRDYLVSFGERLSVRLMASYLNTLNVRAEFKDAWDIGFISDSQYTGADLLPETWENIRKNLTPYAEGKKGDGMPMPIVTGFIAKDAKGFITTLGRGGSDLTATLIGAALMAEEVQTWKDVDGILTTDPRIVKEARTVPVATYDEVAELAYFGAQVLHPRSMQPCLQTGTPVRVKNSYNIEAPGSIIVTSHETKPVPVRAITSKKNVTLIDIVSTRMLGQYGFLAKVFESFASHSISVDVVATSEVSVSLTVDSSKANFSGLRHDLEKYASIDIRKSKAIVTVICDVKRSSEILSATFDALNQEGINVQMISQGASKVNISFICDSDEADIVVKALHARYFGTPDKPGLWTPEGADQ, from the coding sequence ATGATTGTTATGAAATTCGGCGGGTCGTCCGTTGCAAATGCAGAGCGGATCCGTCATGTCGCGGGAATCATCCGCAGTTTTGAAAATCGCCGTCCGATCGTCGTGCTTTCGGCAATGGGCGACACCACCGACGACCTTCTCGCCGCGGCGGACGATGCCTTGAACGGCAAGGTGAGTGTCGACGCGATCGAAAAACTCCATAAAACCACAGCCGCTGAACTCGGCATCCCTGTTTCGGAAATCGATTTTCTTCTCGCAGAGCTGAGGACTCTTCTCACGGGCATTTCCATGCTCCGCGAAGTGACTCCCCGTTCGCGTGATTACCTTGTCTCCTTCGGCGAGCGTCTTTCCGTCCGCCTGATGGCGTCGTATCTGAATACGCTGAATGTGCGGGCCGAATTCAAGGATGCCTGGGATATCGGCTTTATCAGCGATTCTCAATATACCGGAGCAGATCTTCTCCCGGAGACATGGGAAAACATCCGCAAAAACCTGACTCCCTATGCCGAAGGCAAAAAGGGCGACGGCATGCCGATGCCGATCGTTACAGGCTTCATCGCGAAAGATGCCAAGGGCTTCATCACCACACTCGGACGCGGAGGAAGCGATCTGACCGCGACGCTCATCGGCGCGGCTTTGATGGCGGAAGAAGTACAGACCTGGAAGGACGTCGACGGAATACTCACGACCGATCCCCGCATCGTCAAGGAGGCCCGCACCGTGCCGGTCGCGACCTACGACGAGGTGGCAGAGCTGGCGTATTTCGGCGCTCAGGTTCTGCATCCCCGCTCGATGCAGCCCTGCCTCCAGACGGGAACCCCTGTCCGCGTGAAAAACTCCTATAACATCGAGGCTCCCGGTTCGATCATCGTAACCAGCCATGAAACCAAGCCGGTTCCCGTTCGCGCGATTACGTCGAAAAAGAACGTGACCCTGATCGATATCGTTTCCACCCGCATGCTCGGCCAATACGGTTTTCTCGCGAAGGTGTTCGAATCCTTCGCCTCTCACAGCATCAGCGTAGACGTGGTCGCTACTTCCGAGGTGTCCGTGTCCCTTACCGTCGACAGCAGCAAGGCGAACTTTTCAGGCCTCCGCCATGATCTTGAAAAATACGCGAGCATAGACATCAGGAAGAGCAAGGCGATAGTGACCGTTATTTGCGACGTCAAGCGTTCGAGCGAAATCCTTTCCGCGACCTTCGACGCGCTCAATCAGGAAGGAATCAACGTCCAGATGATCAGCCAGGGAGCCTCAAAGGTGAATATCAGCTTCATCTGCGACTCCGACGAGGCCGATATTGTGGTCAAGGCCCTCCATGCCCGATATTTCGGAACGCCCGACAAGCCGGGACTCTGGACGCCCGAGGGAGCAGATCAATGA
- a CDS encoding RNB domain-containing ribonuclease, with amino-acid sequence MKISERSLVLYKTQAAVVTGLSGDKIDIETPGGSKKVREKDVELLHIGPVKNLDSVLRSKVPEADLTEAFLFFQGESPALQDIIELVWGACPAEQWWPIWQYLSASFEFVCKSPESPVSTRTPDEVQTLKNRSRAKEMEETERAAFLARLKEVQNGKRETLDADDFRYLQEVEAFALGKTDKSKILKDSGIAEDQASAHDIMLKTGYWKTHFNPWPARHGCSLKSASVPVSAPDDSKERLDLTALDSWAIDNEWSSDPDDAVSIEGDILWVHVADPAATVVPDSSADKEARSRGSTLYVPEGASRMLHEDSLGFYALGLTETSRALSFRIRFTETGAIEEASIHRTLVKVTRLTYRQATERKDESGLAPLFAIARRNIERRNAAGAVQIDLPEVHYSVKMPDEGEPIVSIEPVAEEEAADMVREMMLLAGEAAARFAFKNKIPFQYVSQEAPEIPKDLPEGLAGEYRKRRGMRSRKVGTIPADHAGLGLGMYSQVTSPLRRYGDLVSHQQLHLFLDKKPLMDTDDMLTRIAAGDSAARECTLAERESNMHWTLVRLSQNPQWTGTAVVVEKNGPQAVIMIPELAREARINLRDDAPLNSTLAVRAGNIHLSSQSVTFIPVED; translated from the coding sequence ATGAAAATTTCGGAACGCAGCCTCGTACTGTATAAAACCCAAGCCGCAGTCGTAACCGGCTTATCTGGAGATAAAATCGATATTGAAACGCCGGGAGGATCGAAAAAAGTCCGCGAAAAGGACGTCGAACTCCTCCACATCGGCCCGGTGAAGAATCTCGACTCCGTTCTTCGCTCGAAAGTTCCTGAAGCCGACCTGACGGAAGCTTTTCTTTTTTTTCAGGGAGAAAGTCCTGCGCTGCAGGATATTATCGAGCTGGTCTGGGGCGCCTGCCCCGCTGAACAATGGTGGCCGATATGGCAATATCTCAGCGCATCATTCGAGTTCGTCTGCAAAAGTCCTGAATCACCCGTTTCAACGAGAACACCGGATGAAGTCCAGACGCTGAAAAACCGCTCTCGCGCGAAAGAAATGGAAGAAACGGAACGGGCAGCCTTCCTCGCGCGGCTCAAGGAAGTGCAAAACGGCAAACGGGAAACCCTCGATGCCGACGATTTCAGATATCTTCAGGAAGTCGAAGCGTTCGCCCTCGGGAAAACCGATAAATCCAAAATTTTGAAAGACTCGGGCATCGCCGAAGATCAAGCGTCGGCCCACGATATTATGTTGAAAACAGGCTACTGGAAGACTCACTTTAATCCCTGGCCCGCGCGCCATGGCTGCAGTTTGAAATCCGCATCGGTTCCGGTCAGCGCGCCGGATGATTCAAAAGAGCGCCTCGATTTGACCGCCCTCGATTCATGGGCGATCGATAACGAATGGAGCAGCGATCCGGACGACGCAGTTTCAATAGAAGGCGACATTCTGTGGGTTCACGTCGCCGATCCTGCGGCCACAGTCGTTCCCGACTCGAGCGCCGACAAGGAAGCCCGTTCCCGGGGATCTACCCTCTATGTTCCCGAAGGCGCCTCGCGCATGCTCCATGAAGACTCTCTCGGGTTTTACGCCCTCGGTTTGACGGAAACATCGCGGGCTCTTTCATTCAGAATACGCTTCACCGAAACCGGCGCAATAGAAGAAGCCTCGATCCATAGAACTCTGGTGAAAGTAACCCGCCTCACCTACCGCCAGGCCACGGAAAGAAAGGACGAAAGCGGCCTGGCTCCCTTATTCGCCATAGCCAGAAGGAACATCGAAAGACGCAACGCCGCGGGAGCCGTTCAAATAGATTTGCCTGAGGTGCATTACTCGGTGAAGATGCCGGATGAGGGCGAACCGATCGTTTCGATAGAGCCTGTAGCGGAAGAAGAAGCGGCGGACATGGTCAGGGAAATGATGCTGCTCGCCGGCGAAGCTGCTGCCCGCTTCGCCTTTAAAAACAAGATTCCGTTTCAATATGTGAGCCAGGAAGCTCCTGAAATCCCCAAAGACCTGCCGGAAGGGCTCGCCGGAGAATACCGGAAACGCCGCGGAATGAGGTCGAGAAAGGTCGGAACAATCCCCGCGGATCACGCAGGCCTCGGCCTGGGAATGTACAGCCAGGTGACCAGCCCCTTGCGGCGGTACGGAGACCTGGTCTCGCACCAGCAGCTCCATCTGTTTCTGGACAAAAAGCCCCTCATGGATACCGACGATATGCTGACCCGAATCGCCGCGGGCGATTCGGCCGCCCGCGAATGCACGCTGGCTGAACGCGAAAGCAATATGCATTGGACTCTTGTCCGCCTATCACAAAACCCGCAATGGACGGGAACCGCCGTCGTTGTCGAGAAAAACGGCCCGCAGGCCGTAATCATGATTCCCGAACTTGCCCGGGAAGCGCGAATCAATCTCAGAGATGACGCGCCCTTGAACAGCACGCTTGCCGTTCGTGCGGGCAACATACATCTATCTTCGCAAAGCGTAACTTTCATCCCCGTAGAAGACTGA
- a CDS encoding ABC transporter ATP-binding protein produces the protein MAKVELKGIGKVYDGNVRAVDNANIVVDDQEFVVFVGPSGCGKSTTLRMVAGLEEISEGELFIDGERMNDVPPKDRNIAMVFQNYALYPHMTVYDNMAFGLKIRKTDKKEIERRVNEAARILDIEKLLDRKPKALSGGQRQRVAVGRAIVRNPKVFLFDEPLSNLDAKLRVQMRAEISDLHNRLKATMIYVTHDQVEAMTMGDKIVVMKDGKVQQIGSPLYLYNHPINKFVAGFIGSPPMNFLSVKILEKGGQLVADEGSFELVPTADQQKILKDYIGKEVYFGIRPEDMTYLKSPAGKNNMQMKVSVKEPLGAETHLYLATKNQQVIARCSPDIIFQIGDTVNFEPLMEKAKFFDKETERSICDDVKSE, from the coding sequence ATGGCAAAGGTAGAACTTAAAGGCATCGGCAAAGTGTACGATGGCAACGTGCGCGCCGTGGATAATGCCAACATCGTGGTCGACGATCAGGAATTCGTCGTATTCGTCGGACCGTCCGGTTGCGGAAAGTCCACAACCCTTCGAATGGTTGCCGGTCTGGAAGAAATTTCCGAAGGCGAACTGTTCATCGACGGCGAGAGGATGAACGATGTTCCTCCCAAAGACCGCAACATCGCGATGGTTTTCCAGAACTATGCCTTGTATCCCCACATGACCGTATACGACAACATGGCCTTCGGTCTCAAGATCCGCAAGACCGACAAGAAGGAAATCGAGCGCCGCGTTAACGAAGCCGCCCGCATCCTCGATATCGAAAAGCTCCTCGACCGCAAGCCGAAGGCTCTTTCCGGCGGTCAGCGCCAGCGCGTCGCCGTAGGCCGCGCGATCGTGCGCAATCCCAAGGTATTCCTTTTCGACGAGCCCCTTTCCAACCTCGACGCGAAGCTCCGCGTTCAGATGCGCGCGGAGATCTCCGATCTTCACAACCGCCTCAAGGCAACCATGATCTACGTAACCCACGATCAGGTAGAAGCCATGACCATGGGCGACAAGATCGTCGTTATGAAGGACGGAAAAGTTCAGCAGATCGGCTCTCCGCTGTATCTCTACAATCATCCTATCAACAAGTTCGTAGCCGGATTCATCGGATCCCCGCCCATGAACTTCCTCTCCGTGAAGATCCTCGAGAAGGGCGGACAGCTGGTCGCAGACGAAGGCTCTTTCGAGCTCGTTCCTACCGCAGACCAACAGAAGATCCTCAAGGACTACATCGGCAAGGAAGTATATTTCGGAATCCGCCCGGAAGACATGACCTATCTCAAGTCACCCGCAGGAAAGAACAATATGCAGATGAAGGTTTCCGTCAAGGAGCCCCTCGGAGCCGAAACCCACCTGTATCTTGCTACCAAGAACCAGCAAGTTATCGCCCGCTGCTCTCCCGACATCATTTTCCAGATCGGCGACACTGTCAACTTCGAACCTCTTATGGAGAAGGCGAAGTTCTTCGACAAAGAAACCGAGCGCAGCATCTGCGACGACGTAAAATCGGAATAA
- a CDS encoding DUF554 domain-containing protein, which produces MIATFVNCIAVILGTMAGILFARKITAEISSVISSAAGVITLVIGMQMAFKTQNIIYMALSLIIGGLLGAWWDIDGKILAFGRFLEYHFGGGKKKARAKASAQSEGELSSDSAAVPEESRFAYAFLNASVLFCVGAMAIVGSFKAGTEGDYTILYTKSVLDGFMAIVFSAAMGIGTAFSALSLLAYQGALTLLSEWIKPWVSEQMISELTGLGGALVIMIGINLLELKKLKTANYLPGLIILTLFVLLDPFISRIAELFV; this is translated from the coding sequence ATGATAGCTACATTCGTAAACTGCATTGCCGTCATTTTAGGCACAATGGCCGGTATTCTGTTCGCCCGTAAAATCACTGCCGAAATTTCGTCGGTCATCTCATCAGCCGCGGGCGTAATCACCCTGGTTATCGGCATGCAGATGGCCTTTAAAACCCAGAACATCATCTATATGGCGCTCTCGCTGATCATCGGCGGGCTGTTGGGCGCATGGTGGGACATCGACGGAAAGATCCTCGCCTTCGGCAGATTCCTCGAATACCATTTCGGGGGAGGTAAAAAGAAGGCTCGGGCAAAAGCATCCGCGCAGTCCGAGGGCGAGCTTTCTTCAGATTCCGCGGCGGTTCCGGAAGAATCCCGGTTCGCCTACGCGTTTCTCAACGCGTCGGTGCTCTTCTGCGTCGGAGCGATGGCTATAGTCGGTTCGTTCAAGGCCGGTACCGAGGGCGACTATACGATCTTGTACACCAAATCAGTTCTTGACGGCTTCATGGCGATCGTATTCAGCGCCGCGATGGGAATCGGCACCGCTTTCTCGGCTCTTTCCCTGTTAGCGTATCAGGGCGCGTTGACGCTGCTTTCAGAATGGATCAAGCCCTGGGTCTCGGAGCAGATGATTTCTGAACTGACCGGACTCGGAGGCGCTCTGGTCATCATGATCGGAATCAACCTTCTCGAACTGAAAAAACTGAAAACGGCGAACTATCTGCCCGGCCTGATCATCCTTACCCTGTTCGTGCTGCTCGATCCGTTCATTTCAAGAATTGCCGAACTTTTTGTTTGA
- a CDS encoding MFS transporter: MLMGLPLFLLFSVYGVVNAYLPILLFRLGYTATMIGFLQGLFEAAGLVFPIFISSRVDRKGNYGQVMILLGLLMAAVLPPLVAFRNAWATALVLSLFALGYKGAVPVADALVNRILAHDGVNYGKVRVMGSIGFVCITLLLQFTPLVNAESPASIAFWIGFPAILFSLSVLLLPGLLKKYPEAPVSIESPASERGVKMLSEFPPAFWAGISLIFFGFLGMTPTQRFFSLYVQEYLHLQSYAGLWALSAAAEVPFMFLSGWFIRRWGTKRILLLSLAAITVRNLVYAVFPSFGGAVAGQLFHSVCFGLFHPAAVVFVSERAPKRLMVVGLTLYTSVSVGLASVLGNIGGGIIIDSLGYRPLFVLFSLCPLVGIGIFFASRKRFSRA, translated from the coding sequence ATGTTGATGGGTTTGCCTCTGTTTCTTCTTTTCAGCGTCTACGGCGTGGTGAACGCATATCTCCCGATTCTTTTATTCCGCTTGGGCTATACAGCCACCATGATCGGTTTTTTGCAGGGGCTTTTCGAAGCCGCTGGACTCGTCTTCCCGATATTCATCAGTTCCCGCGTGGACCGGAAAGGAAACTACGGCCAGGTGATGATCCTCCTGGGGCTGCTAATGGCCGCAGTATTGCCTCCTCTGGTTGCCTTCAGGAACGCATGGGCGACCGCCCTTGTTTTGTCTCTGTTCGCTCTTGGCTATAAGGGCGCCGTTCCCGTCGCCGACGCCCTGGTAAACCGCATCCTCGCCCACGACGGCGTCAATTACGGAAAAGTGCGGGTTATGGGAAGCATCGGCTTCGTCTGCATCACCCTCCTTCTCCAGTTCACTCCATTAGTGAATGCCGAATCCCCGGCTTCGATCGCCTTTTGGATAGGCTTCCCGGCGATTCTCTTTTCTCTGTCGGTTCTCCTGCTGCCCGGTTTGCTGAAGAAATATCCTGAAGCCCCCGTAAGCATTGAATCTCCCGCTTCAGAACGGGGGGTGAAAATGCTTTCAGAATTTCCTCCCGCTTTCTGGGCCGGCATTTCACTTATCTTTTTCGGTTTTCTCGGCATGACGCCGACCCAGCGCTTCTTTTCGCTGTATGTGCAGGAATACCTTCATCTGCAGTCCTACGCCGGTCTTTGGGCGCTGTCGGCCGCGGCAGAAGTGCCGTTCATGTTTCTTTCAGGCTGGTTCATCCGGCGGTGGGGCACCAAGCGGATTCTGCTGCTTTCGCTCGCGGCTATTACCGTGCGGAATCTGGTATACGCCGTGTTCCCATCCTTTGGAGGCGCGGTTGCTGGACAGCTGTTTCACTCCGTCTGTTTCGGCCTTTTCCATCCGGCAGCGGTGGTTTTCGTCTCCGAACGCGCTCCCAAGCGGCTCATGGTGGTCGGCCTGACTCTGTATACATCGGTCTCGGTCGGACTCGCTTCGGTTCTGGGAAATATCGGCGGCGGAATCATCATTGACTCCCTTGGTTACCGGCCTCTGTTCGTGCTGTTCAGTTTGTGTCCCCTCGTCGGAATCGGAATCTTTTTCGCTTCCCGCAAGAGGTTCTCCAGGGCTTGA